One Rhodococcus sp. P1Y DNA window includes the following coding sequences:
- a CDS encoding DUF2254 family protein, translating into MGRWFTETVVDNGRLPLFFLLVSFLLAFLFIRFSVRMIRAEVSWWPGNVTPGGMHIHHVMFGLVMVLISGFALVAIANYETPVANCVLAGIFGVGSALMLDEFALILHLRDVYWAEEGRSSIDAVFVAVAITGLYLLGVHPIGFAGDFDAYQEDRSLVTLAVVLGGLAFQLALAAITLLKGKLWTGLVGLFFVPLLIVGAWRLGRPNSPWARWRYRDKPSKQAKAWLREKKFREPVVRGKIVVQEALSGRFGVPVSLAPVAEIADPVGAPEKLPNRLLTSMRWRQTRRRLRRPPVWRLPIVLVVLSLVSAVVLVEIDDTIAGSDGAVSTDPGIDIGATATLLAVIAGGMITLTGLVFTATTLAMQFGASQISVRVVPMLQHEPIMRWSIGMFLSTFVFAVVIASDLALSGQDASPVLSTAIAILLSFVSAFLFVGLVARVGMILNSSRLLRWIAAQGRTTIFRMYPESSKEPAALVDAPERTIVEEPGPLGTSATIRLSQLSPDGRILLAVNTAGIQRMATSWGVTVEVLPTIGEFVAQDAVLFEVDGPQLRVRPHRLMAALVFGDTHSPSVSPAAALQAIVDIALKALSPAINDPGRAVQAMDHLEDLLMTLAPRVRAEAADSALTRIRGTRRTWADYVTISTDEIRHFSKGSTQVQRRLRSLLVTLIEACPADQHPPLDARLAALDAQVAREWTGALDIELASASDPQGLGSERGSAGRVHPLVLGVEPAE; encoded by the coding sequence ATGGGTAGGTGGTTCACCGAGACGGTCGTCGACAACGGCCGTCTGCCGCTGTTCTTTCTGCTCGTGTCGTTTCTTCTCGCGTTTCTGTTCATCCGATTCAGCGTTCGGATGATCCGTGCCGAAGTGTCCTGGTGGCCCGGCAACGTCACGCCCGGCGGCATGCACATCCACCACGTCATGTTCGGCCTGGTCATGGTGCTGATCTCCGGCTTCGCACTCGTCGCCATCGCGAACTACGAGACCCCTGTCGCGAACTGCGTTCTTGCCGGCATTTTCGGCGTCGGGAGTGCCCTGATGCTCGACGAGTTCGCACTGATTCTGCACCTGCGTGACGTCTATTGGGCAGAGGAAGGCCGATCGTCGATCGACGCGGTGTTCGTGGCCGTCGCGATCACCGGCCTGTATCTGCTCGGCGTTCATCCGATCGGCTTCGCGGGCGACTTCGACGCCTACCAGGAGGACAGGTCGCTGGTGACTCTCGCCGTCGTTCTCGGCGGACTCGCGTTCCAACTCGCACTCGCCGCGATCACCCTGCTCAAGGGCAAACTGTGGACGGGGCTAGTCGGGCTGTTCTTCGTTCCGCTGCTGATCGTCGGGGCGTGGAGGCTCGGCCGCCCGAACTCACCGTGGGCACGGTGGCGCTACCGCGACAAGCCCAGCAAACAAGCAAAAGCGTGGCTGCGAGAGAAGAAGTTCCGCGAGCCAGTGGTCCGGGGGAAGATCGTTGTCCAGGAAGCACTGTCGGGCCGATTCGGGGTACCCGTCTCGCTGGCGCCGGTCGCCGAGATCGCCGACCCGGTCGGTGCGCCTGAAAAGCTGCCGAATCGGCTGCTCACGTCGATGCGGTGGCGACAGACGCGTCGACGCCTACGTCGGCCACCGGTGTGGCGCCTACCGATTGTTCTGGTCGTTCTGTCGTTGGTGTCGGCGGTCGTACTCGTCGAGATCGACGATACGATCGCGGGCTCGGATGGTGCGGTATCGACCGACCCTGGAATCGATATCGGCGCTACCGCAACCCTTTTGGCAGTCATCGCAGGCGGGATGATCACGCTCACCGGCCTGGTGTTCACCGCTACCACCCTTGCCATGCAGTTCGGTGCGTCGCAGATTTCGGTGCGGGTCGTGCCGATGCTGCAGCACGAGCCCATCATGCGGTGGTCCATCGGAATGTTCCTGTCCACGTTCGTGTTCGCGGTTGTCATCGCCTCGGATCTCGCGTTGTCCGGCCAGGATGCGTCGCCGGTGCTGTCGACGGCGATTGCGATTCTGCTGTCGTTCGTCAGTGCGTTCTTGTTCGTCGGACTCGTCGCGCGGGTCGGGATGATCCTCAACTCGTCCCGACTGCTCAGGTGGATCGCCGCGCAAGGCCGTACGACCATCTTCCGGATGTACCCCGAGTCCTCGAAAGAACCCGCAGCCCTCGTCGATGCACCGGAGCGGACTATCGTCGAAGAGCCCGGCCCGCTCGGGACGTCGGCGACCATCAGGCTCAGTCAACTGTCACCGGACGGACGGATTCTGCTGGCGGTCAACACGGCCGGCATCCAGCGGATGGCGACATCCTGGGGCGTGACGGTGGAAGTATTGCCCACCATTGGAGAGTTCGTCGCGCAGGACGCGGTGCTGTTCGAGGTGGACGGCCCACAGCTGCGTGTCCGTCCGCACCGGCTCATGGCCGCGCTTGTTTTCGGTGACACCCACAGTCCCTCGGTCAGTCCAGCAGCTGCGTTGCAGGCGATAGTCGACATCGCACTGAAGGCGCTGTCGCCGGCGATCAACGACCCGGGCCGGGCGGTCCAAGCCATGGACCACCTCGAGGACTTGTTGATGACGCTCGCACCCCGGGTTCGTGCCGAGGCGGCGGATTCGGCATTGACGCGCATCCGCGGAACGCGCCGTACCTGGGCCGACTACGTCACCATCTCCACCGACGAGATTCGACACTTCAGCAAGGGATCGACCCAGGTTCAGCGTCGGCTGCGGTCACTTCTGGTGACCTTGATCGAAGCGTGCCCGGCCGATCAGCACCCACCCTTGGACGCGCGTCTGGCTGCCCTGGACGCCCAGGTCGCGAGGGAATGGACGGGAGCGCTGGACATCGAACTCGCCAGCGCCTCGGACCCCCAGGGCCTCGGGTCCGAGCGTGGGTCTGCGGGCCGGGTCCACCCCCTGGTGCTGGGAGTGGAGCCTGCGGAATGA
- a CDS encoding Dyp-type peroxidase, which yields MTGTLCCVKLILVTPQPVLSPLTTAAIFLVVTVDEGGEDVVRDVLADIQGLQRSVGFRIPDGKLTCVVGVGSDAWDRLYDGPRPAELHPFVPLEGATHSAPSTPGDLLFHLRAQRQDLVFEMATQIMNALDGAVTVVDEVQGFQFFEMRDLMGFVDGTENPSGDAASVAVTVGDGDPDFAGSSYVIVQKYLHDMGSWNSLATEEQENVIGRTKLTDIEMSDEVKPPNSHLALNVIEDENGVQLQILRNNMPFGSVGSKEFGTYFIGYSSTPTVTEQMLRNMFLGTDDADHDRILDFSTAVTGTLFFVPTVDFFEDPPPRPERLTENADPVTPASDSSLGIGSLRISSSKGVPVQ from the coding sequence ATGACGGGGACCCTGTGCTGTGTAAAACTCATTCTCGTGACTCCACAACCTGTGCTTTCGCCGTTGACCACGGCGGCGATCTTTCTCGTGGTCACTGTCGACGAGGGCGGCGAGGATGTGGTTCGTGATGTCCTCGCCGACATCCAGGGTCTGCAGCGGTCGGTGGGATTTCGGATTCCCGATGGGAAGCTGACGTGCGTGGTCGGTGTCGGTTCCGACGCATGGGATCGGCTGTACGACGGCCCGAGGCCGGCCGAGTTGCATCCGTTCGTTCCGCTGGAAGGTGCGACGCACAGTGCGCCGTCGACGCCGGGTGATCTGCTGTTTCACCTACGGGCCCAACGGCAGGATCTGGTGTTCGAGATGGCGACTCAGATCATGAACGCCCTCGATGGTGCGGTCACCGTCGTCGACGAGGTTCAGGGTTTTCAGTTCTTCGAGATGCGCGATCTGATGGGTTTCGTCGACGGCACCGAGAATCCGTCGGGCGACGCCGCCTCAGTGGCGGTCACCGTCGGTGACGGTGACCCCGACTTCGCGGGCAGCAGCTACGTGATCGTGCAGAAGTACCTGCACGACATGGGTTCCTGGAACTCTTTGGCGACCGAGGAGCAGGAGAACGTGATCGGTCGGACCAAGCTGACCGACATCGAGATGAGCGACGAGGTGAAGCCGCCGAACTCGCACCTCGCGCTCAACGTCATCGAGGACGAGAACGGCGTTCAACTTCAGATCCTGCGCAACAACATGCCGTTCGGCTCCGTCGGGTCCAAGGAGTTCGGAACGTATTTCATCGGATACTCGTCGACGCCCACCGTCACCGAGCAGATGTTGCGCAACATGTTCCTCGGTACGGACGACGCCGATCACGACCGCATTCTGGACTTCTCGACGGCGGTCACGGGCACGTTGTTCTTCGTTCCCACAGTCGATTTCTTCGAGGATCCACCACCGCGTCCCGAGCGTCTCACCGAGAATGCAGACCCGGTCACCCCGGCATCCGACAGTTCACTCGGAATCGGAAGCCTTCGAATTTCGTCAAGCAAGGGAGTTCCAGTCCAATGA